In Treponema primitia ZAS-2, a genomic segment contains:
- the rfbH gene encoding lipopolysaccharide biosynthesis protein RfbH produces MFEGMTKESATQSILDSVKAYYQLFMQKSPYKDGDRIPYASRVFDEHEMMNLVDSALEFWLTSGRYTEQFERQLSEFLKVPFCSLVNSGSSANLLAFMALSSPLLKERAIQRGDEVITVAAGFPTTVTPIIQYGAIPVFVDVTIPQYNIDVSLMEKALSAKTKAVMLAHTLGNPFDLKAVKDFCDAHNLWLVEDNCDALGTIYKLNGEDRLTGTIGDIGTSSFYPPHHMTMGEGGAVYTSNPLLNKIIRSLRDWGRDCVCPSGRDNLCGHRFNKQYGELPQGYDHKYVYSHFGYNLKATDMQAAIGCAQLEKFPSFVEKRRYNWQRLYEGLINLQDKLILPEAAPNSNPSWFGFLLTCKDGVNRNNLVQHIENKNIQTRMLFAGNLVKHPCFDEMRNSGNGYRIVGNLNNTDHIMNDTFWIGVYPGMDDVIIDILIETIKIAIFR; encoded by the coding sequence ATGTTTGAAGGGATGACCAAAGAATCTGCTACCCAATCGATTCTTGACAGTGTAAAAGCCTATTATCAATTATTTATGCAAAAATCTCCATACAAAGATGGGGACCGTATCCCCTACGCTTCCAGAGTTTTTGATGAACATGAAATGATGAACCTCGTGGACAGTGCCCTTGAGTTCTGGCTTACCTCCGGACGGTATACGGAACAGTTTGAAAGGCAACTGTCCGAATTTCTCAAGGTTCCTTTCTGTTCCCTTGTTAACTCCGGTTCTTCCGCTAATTTATTAGCTTTTATGGCCCTAAGCTCCCCTCTCCTGAAAGAACGTGCAATACAGCGGGGAGATGAAGTAATAACTGTTGCAGCGGGATTTCCGACTACAGTGACCCCAATCATCCAATATGGCGCCATTCCAGTATTTGTGGATGTGACTATCCCTCAATATAACATTGATGTTTCATTAATGGAAAAGGCATTATCAGCCAAAACCAAAGCGGTAATGTTGGCCCATACCTTGGGGAACCCATTTGACCTTAAAGCAGTAAAAGATTTTTGCGATGCCCATAATTTGTGGCTGGTAGAAGATAACTGCGATGCTCTGGGAACGATCTACAAACTAAACGGTGAAGATCGGTTAACCGGGACCATTGGGGATATTGGTACCTCAAGTTTTTACCCGCCTCACCATATGACTATGGGTGAAGGTGGGGCGGTATACACATCGAATCCTTTATTGAACAAGATTATTCGTTCTTTGCGGGATTGGGGTCGAGACTGTGTTTGTCCTTCCGGGCGGGACAATCTTTGCGGTCACCGATTTAATAAACAATACGGAGAACTCCCTCAAGGGTATGATCATAAATATGTGTACAGTCACTTTGGGTATAACCTCAAGGCTACCGATATGCAGGCAGCCATCGGTTGCGCTCAGCTTGAGAAATTCCCGTCATTTGTTGAGAAGCGCCGGTATAATTGGCAACGGCTGTATGAGGGGCTTATAAATTTGCAGGACAAGCTTATTCTTCCGGAAGCAGCGCCTAATTCAAATCCAAGCTGGTTTGGGTTTTTACTTACATGCAAAGATGGAGTGAATAGAAACAATCTGGTTCAACATATTGAAAATAAAAACATTCAAACACGAATGCTTTTCGCAGGAAACCTGGTTAAGCATCCATGTTTTGATGAAATGCGTAATTCCGGAAACGGCTACCGGATTGTTGGCAATCTTAATAACACCGATCATATAATGAACGATACTTTTTGGATCGGCGTGTATCCCGGGATGGATGATGTAATAATTGACATTTTAATAGAAACAATTAAAATAGCAATATTTCGTTAG
- a CDS encoding alpha-1,2-fucosyltransferase, with amino-acid sequence MLILYKSYGDYGNRLFQNLNFECFCMEYGISYSNPTFQDICKYYVSPCTSSQPGGNSILSNRLRDMLINAKILKNVIMFDYEDANNIDVLLAYIHSYKNVYVGGWYFHVPALVKKFKDVFINKYTLKRNYYENNELLKRINQIKSNQIVVGVHIRRGDYKIFNDGKWYFDDNVYAKYMNNLRNEIKKYLHQECIFIIFSNELTTFKENDNTYISNNEWFIDQYLMSKCDFLIGPPSTFSMWANFIGKNKIYNINDDSGNIELNQFHYMLKG; translated from the coding sequence ATGCTTATTTTATATAAAAGTTACGGCGATTATGGCAATAGATTATTTCAAAATCTTAACTTTGAGTGTTTTTGTATGGAATATGGAATATCGTATTCTAATCCAACATTTCAGGATATATGTAAGTATTATGTATCACCATGTACATCGTCACAACCGGGGGGCAATTCTATATTAAGTAATAGATTGCGCGATATGTTAATCAACGCAAAAATTTTGAAGAATGTTATAATGTTTGATTATGAAGATGCAAATAATATAGATGTACTTTTAGCCTATATACACTCTTATAAAAACGTATATGTCGGGGGTTGGTATTTTCATGTACCGGCATTGGTTAAAAAATTCAAGGATGTCTTTATTAATAAATATACACTAAAGAGAAATTATTATGAAAACAATGAATTATTAAAAAGGATAAACCAGATTAAGTCTAATCAAATAGTTGTTGGTGTTCATATTAGGAGAGGTGATTATAAAATATTTAATGATGGTAAGTGGTATTTTGATGATAACGTATATGCAAAGTATATGAATAATCTTAGAAATGAAATAAAAAAATATTTGCATCAAGAATGTATTTTTATAATATTTTCCAATGAGCTTACAACGTTTAAAGAAAATGATAATACTTATATTTCAAATAATGAATGGTTTATCGATCAATATTTAATGTCCAAGTGTGATTTTTTGATAGGACCACCAAGTACTTTTTCTATGTGGGCAAATTTTATAGGTAAAAATAAGATTTATAATATAAATGATGATTCAGGTAATATAGAACTTAATCAATTTCATTATATGCTAAAGGGATGA
- a CDS encoding glycosyltransferase yields MDLNEKNANINTYLRKSPNDEQFSIEYTPFLSICIPTYNRIDELEKLVLNILKLNIQELEIVILDNCSTDNTIIRLKKINDSRLRVYSNNENIGGNLNIIKVATYARGIYSMICLDKDWIEAEYMQSFIYTLKTNPSVDFGYCKLDIDKDDTNEIEYHYGGFDATFHLGYLSKHPSGYFFKTKKYINSAFFSNNISTYPKKFAFFQDIIIAELAEKGDALIFKLPLLNMKALIDLNINKTYTYSDNSMWWFPKQRLQEYSIYIMHASKSSLKYKERYKIIENLFRCGFIFSTYYYYYCMNDNNVISHYSIKFKKIKPIDFIFIGYKYCKTFLNLNNNMKYSDKIIIIFKTFYIEITNRNKIVKILYRYVSYILKKFKRKNISFSEKWRLLNNHNGTVAKNPFRFEKVHVGKKTYGELNVFDSSNDNTILKIGNYCSIAHDVIFLLGAEHQNNNISTFPFKVRLFGYYREALSKGDIIVNDDVWIGINATICSGVSIGQGAIVGAGSVVTKDVPPYAIVCGNPAKIIKYRFDKSICEKLLGINICELFDKFTEKDIKLIYTPLTIDIIDDIIKNE; encoded by the coding sequence ATGGATTTAAATGAAAAAAACGCAAATATTAATACATATCTGCGAAAATCACCAAATGACGAACAATTTTCAATTGAATATACCCCATTTTTAAGTATATGTATACCAACATATAACAGAATAGATGAGCTTGAAAAGTTGGTATTAAATATTTTAAAATTAAATATTCAAGAACTAGAAATTGTAATTCTTGATAATTGTTCAACAGATAACACAATAATACGTTTAAAAAAAATCAACGATTCTCGATTGAGAGTGTATTCAAATAATGAAAATATTGGTGGAAATCTAAATATTATTAAAGTTGCAACTTATGCCCGTGGTATTTATTCCATGATTTGCCTTGATAAAGATTGGATAGAAGCTGAATATATGCAAAGTTTTATTTATACATTAAAAACAAACCCGTCAGTTGATTTTGGTTATTGTAAATTAGATATTGATAAAGATGATACTAATGAAATAGAATACCATTACGGTGGTTTTGATGCTACATTTCATTTAGGCTATTTATCAAAGCACCCTAGTGGATATTTTTTTAAAACAAAAAAATATATAAATTCTGCATTTTTTAGTAATAATATATCTACTTATCCTAAAAAATTTGCTTTCTTTCAAGATATTATTATTGCCGAATTGGCAGAGAAAGGTGATGCCCTAATATTCAAATTGCCCCTACTGAACATGAAAGCATTAATTGATTTAAATATTAATAAGACTTATACATATTCAGATAATTCGATGTGGTGGTTTCCAAAACAAAGATTGCAAGAATATTCTATTTATATTATGCATGCTTCAAAATCATCTTTAAAATATAAAGAACGTTATAAGATAATTGAAAATCTTTTTCGATGTGGATTTATATTTTCTACATATTATTATTATTATTGTATGAATGATAATAATGTTATTTCACATTATTCAATAAAATTTAAAAAAATAAAACCAATTGATTTTATTTTTATTGGATATAAATATTGTAAAACATTTTTGAATTTAAATAATAATATGAAATATTCAGACAAAATTATTATTATTTTTAAAACATTTTACATTGAAATTACGAACAGAAATAAAATAGTTAAAATATTATATAGATATGTTAGTTATATATTAAAGAAATTTAAAAGAAAAAATATATCTTTTTCTGAAAAATGGAGATTGCTAAATAATCATAATGGAACTGTCGCTAAAAATCCATTCAGATTTGAAAAAGTTCATGTTGGGAAAAAAACCTATGGAGAGTTAAATGTATTCGATTCGAGCAATGATAATACAATATTAAAAATAGGTAATTATTGTTCTATAGCACATGACGTTATTTTTTTACTTGGAGCCGAACATCAGAATAACAATATTTCAACATTTCCTTTTAAGGTTCGTCTTTTTGGATATTATAGAGAAGCACTATCTAAGGGGGATATTATAGTTAATGACGATGTATGGATTGGAATAAATGCCACAATATGTTCTGGTGTAAGTATTGGTCAAGGAGCTATTGTAGGAGCAGGTTCAGTTGTTACAAAGGACGTTCCACCTTATGCTATAGTTTGTGGAAATCCTGCAAAAATAATTAAATATAGATTTGACAAATCTATATGCGAAAAATTGCTGGGAATTAATATATGTGAATTATTTGATAAATTTACTGAAAAAGATATTAAATTAATATATACACCTTTAACTATTGACATAATTGATGATATTATTAAAAATGAGTAA
- a CDS encoding dTDP-4-dehydrorhamnose 3,5-epimerase family protein, whose product MINKQTTSLPGLYILTNQIFYDSRGSFKKVFTETDFKSLSLESNFSELYYSINKKDVIRGMHFQVPPMDHVKMIYVITGKIVDVCLDLRQTSKTFGEYFSYTLSGNDADYLYIPKGIAHGFASLENNTIVHYAQTTCYSKEHDFGIKYDSFGFNWNIQDPIISDRDKVFSNFKDFDKVF is encoded by the coding sequence TTGATAAATAAACAAACAACTTCATTGCCGGGGTTATATATTTTAACAAATCAAATATTTTATGATTCGCGTGGAAGCTTCAAAAAAGTTTTTACTGAAACTGATTTTAAATCTCTATCACTTGAAAGTAATTTTTCCGAATTGTATTATTCTATAAATAAAAAAGATGTGATACGAGGGATGCATTTTCAAGTACCGCCAATGGATCATGTAAAAATGATATATGTTATTACCGGAAAAATAGTAGATGTATGTCTTGATTTAAGACAAACTTCAAAAACTTTTGGTGAATATTTCAGCTATACTCTTTCCGGTAACGATGCTGATTATTTATACATTCCTAAAGGCATAGCCCACGGATTCGCTTCCCTTGAGAATAACACAATAGTGCATTATGCTCAAACAACTTGTTATTCGAAAGAACATGACTTTGGCATTAAATATGATTCTTTTGGATTCAATTGGAATATTCAAGACCCTATTATTTCTGATAGAGATAAAGTATTTTCTAATTTCAAAGATTTTGACAAGGTATTTTAA
- the rfbF gene encoding glucose-1-phosphate cytidylyltransferase: MKVVILAGGFGTRLSEETSLRPKPMVEIGGKPILWHIMKTYAYWGFTEFVVLTGYLSHFIKDYFINYYTRYSDITVDMENNSVEIHNHRNEPWKVTMLYTGPDTMTGGRILRARKFIGNERFMLTYGDGVSDVNIKELIENHKNTGKYVTLTSVRPAGRFGALSFNTEGLISSFQEKPIGDGSWINGGFFVMESAIFDYLTEGDMTVLEKTPLERLATEGQLNAFKHNGFWRSMDTLKDKNDLTSLWTTGKAPWALWLKQ; encoded by the coding sequence ATGAAAGTAGTTATATTGGCTGGTGGATTTGGTACTAGGCTTTCTGAAGAAACCAGTTTACGTCCTAAGCCTATGGTAGAAATTGGTGGAAAACCCATACTTTGGCATATTATGAAAACTTATGCCTACTGGGGTTTTACTGAATTTGTAGTGCTTACCGGATATCTATCCCATTTTATCAAAGATTATTTTATAAACTATTACACCAGGTATTCTGATATTACAGTCGATATGGAAAATAACAGCGTTGAAATTCATAATCATCGGAATGAGCCTTGGAAAGTTACCATGCTCTATACCGGACCAGACACGATGACTGGCGGTAGAATTTTACGGGCGCGAAAATTCATAGGTAATGAACGATTTATGCTAACCTATGGCGATGGTGTCAGTGATGTAAATATTAAAGAATTGATTGAAAATCATAAAAACACAGGTAAATATGTAACCCTTACATCTGTGCGTCCTGCCGGAAGATTTGGCGCTCTATCTTTTAATACTGAAGGTCTTATTTCTTCTTTTCAGGAAAAACCTATTGGTGATGGTTCTTGGATTAATGGCGGTTTCTTTGTAATGGAATCTGCTATATTTGATTACTTAACAGAAGGCGATATGACTGTCTTGGAAAAAACACCCTTGGAACGGCTTGCAACTGAAGGACAATTAAACGCCTTTAAACATAATGGGTTTTGGAGATCCATGGATACCCTTAAAGATAAAAATGATCTAACATCACTTTGGACCACCGGAAAAGCGCCTTGGGCACTCTGGTTAAAACAGTAA
- the rfbG gene encoding CDP-glucose 4,6-dehydratase has translation MNIEFYKDKKVFLTGHTGFKGTWLCRTLLYAGADITGYALEPLTNPSLFMQTKTAADIHSITGDIRNRDMLIKAVRKAKPDILLHLAAQPIVRVSYREPAATYETNVMGTVNILEALRLTPNIRSFVNVTTDKVYENKEWLWGYRESETLCGYDPYSNSKSCSELITASYRNSFFGDNSTSAISSARSGNVIGGGDYAIDRIIPDCIRAVQTEKQIVLRNPHSIRPYQHVLECLSGYLLLAEKQFHEKSLEGAYNFGPDDESCVTTGQLADLFCAVWGLGASWDAENDGGPHEANYLKLDCSKAKATLGWKLKWPINTAVEKIVEFTQCGNDEKRRNCIDQQIRGYFDV, from the coding sequence ATGAACATTGAATTTTATAAGGATAAAAAAGTTTTTCTAACCGGCCATACGGGATTCAAAGGAACTTGGCTTTGTCGCACACTACTCTATGCCGGTGCGGATATAACTGGCTATGCCCTGGAACCGCTTACTAACCCATCACTTTTTATGCAGACTAAAACTGCTGCCGATATCCATTCTATTACCGGTGATATCCGGAACCGGGATATGTTAATTAAGGCAGTACGGAAAGCCAAGCCGGACATACTCCTGCATTTGGCTGCCCAACCCATCGTCAGAGTATCCTACCGTGAACCAGCAGCCACCTATGAAACAAATGTGATGGGGACAGTGAATATCCTTGAAGCCTTGCGATTGACCCCCAATATCCGCTCTTTTGTTAATGTAACGACCGATAAGGTCTATGAAAATAAGGAATGGTTATGGGGATACCGGGAATCAGAAACCCTCTGCGGGTATGACCCCTATTCTAATAGTAAATCATGCAGCGAGCTAATAACTGCAAGTTATCGGAATTCATTTTTTGGCGATAACAGCACATCTGCGATTTCAAGCGCCCGTTCCGGGAATGTAATCGGTGGCGGCGATTATGCCATTGACCGGATTATCCCCGACTGTATTCGGGCTGTACAAACGGAAAAACAAATAGTTCTTCGGAATCCTCATTCTATCCGGCCTTACCAGCATGTTTTGGAATGTCTTTCAGGGTATCTGCTTCTGGCAGAAAAGCAATTTCACGAAAAGTCATTAGAGGGCGCCTATAACTTTGGTCCTGACGATGAAAGCTGTGTTACTACTGGGCAGCTTGCGGACTTGTTTTGTGCTGTTTGGGGACTGGGTGCATCTTGGGATGCTGAAAATGATGGAGGCCCTCACGAGGCAAATTACCTTAAGCTTGACTGCTCAAAAGCAAAGGCCACATTGGGTTGGAAATTAAAATGGCCTATAAATACTGCGGTGGAAAAAATTGTTGAATTTACCCAGTGTGGTAACGATGAAAAACGCCGGAATTGTATTGATCAACAAATAAGAGGTTACTTTGATGTTTGA
- a CDS encoding polysaccharide ABC transporter ATP-binding protein, translating to MSDIAIRIEHISKKYRLGVINNGTLFRDIQTWIALKQGKNDPHSKIGENKYANTENYFWALKDISLEIKQGDRIGIIGKNGAGKSTLLKLLSRITSPTEGSIKIKGKVASLLEVGTGFHGELTGRENIYLNGAILGMKKRRIDQKLDEIIAFSGIENHIDTPVKRYSSGMYVRLAFAVAAHLDSDILIADEVLAVGDAEFQNKAIGKMQDLSTGQGRTVLFVSHNMGAVEQLCNSGIILENGKVVFNSDYIKQVTKKYLGNDDNEKKFEWYNSGNEFDNPWFKPLAFYLTDANDNIINRNIESNHECWVNITGEIKEQDNALCIGYAIYNSDGVILYWSYQTDTEQEKWPNLKSGICKIRSAIPKHLFNEGEYRLELISSLHFRFWITEPILNAPEISLVIKGGLSDSPYWYSARPGVLAPIITWK from the coding sequence ATGTCTGATATAGCTATACGTATAGAACACATCTCCAAAAAATACCGCCTTGGGGTAATTAATAATGGTACTCTGTTTAGAGATATACAAACTTGGATAGCTTTAAAACAGGGAAAAAATGATCCCCACTCTAAAATAGGCGAAAACAAATACGCTAATACGGAAAATTACTTTTGGGCACTCAAGGACATAAGCCTGGAGATAAAACAAGGAGATCGGATTGGTATAATAGGGAAGAACGGCGCAGGAAAGAGCACCCTACTCAAACTCCTGTCCCGTATTACCTCCCCTACCGAAGGCAGTATAAAAATCAAGGGCAAAGTTGCTAGTCTTCTGGAAGTAGGTACTGGCTTCCATGGGGAATTAACTGGTCGTGAAAACATATACCTTAATGGTGCAATTCTTGGTATGAAAAAACGCCGTATTGATCAAAAACTTGATGAGATTATCGCCTTTAGTGGTATTGAAAACCATATTGACACGCCTGTAAAACGCTATTCCAGTGGGATGTATGTTCGATTAGCCTTTGCAGTAGCCGCCCATCTTGATAGTGATATACTGATAGCTGATGAGGTATTAGCGGTAGGAGATGCAGAGTTCCAGAATAAAGCCATAGGTAAGATGCAGGACTTGAGCACCGGTCAGGGACGGACAGTGCTTTTTGTGAGTCATAATATGGGGGCAGTGGAACAACTGTGTAATAGCGGGATTATTTTAGAAAATGGGAAAGTCGTTTTTAATTCCGATTATATAAAGCAGGTGACAAAAAAATATTTGGGTAATGATGACAATGAAAAAAAATTTGAATGGTATAATAGCGGGAATGAATTTGATAACCCATGGTTTAAACCTTTAGCTTTTTATTTAACAGATGCAAATGATAACATTATCAACAGAAACATTGAAAGCAATCATGAATGTTGGGTAAATATTACCGGTGAAATAAAAGAACAAGACAACGCACTTTGTATCGGTTATGCCATTTACAATAGTGATGGAGTAATACTTTATTGGTCTTATCAAACGGATACCGAACAAGAAAAATGGCCTAATTTAAAATCTGGCATTTGTAAAATAAGAAGTGCAATCCCCAAACATTTGTTTAACGAAGGTGAGTATAGACTAGAGTTGATCAGTAGCTTGCATTTTCGTTTCTGGATAACTGAGCCAATTTTAAATGCTCCTGAAATAAGCTTAGTGATAAAAGGTGGGTTGAGTGATTCTCCTTATTGGTATAGCGCAAGACCAGGTGTGTTAGCTCCCATCATTACCTGGAAATAA
- a CDS encoding capsule assembly Wzi family protein yields the protein MWYKLNLLNHKTLIVLFILTTVLVTAQEALVSDTEQYYDFLALQGLSERPYLNFRTLSDSSWIIDKEADHPWKNNNLGTRRNLTDKITLKIFGPELFNSYNTATPYGQNDGALWQGKGYNGSFTGGARLEAYGVELTFKPQLAFSQNAGFEYMSPAYTGDNYKDKAAKYGYYGVPSIDAPQRFGDDPFFIYDWGDSEVRYTWKTLTIGFGTQAIWLGPARLNPIIHSNNAASYPKLDIGLRKQRMVIPKLNWYLGDIETRAWMGYLSESNWFDNDSSNDHNLITGFSIAYGVPFLSGLSIGFNRIMLSKWNAMNYEAITTILWPFMEIDAGYDENDQRASVIIDYILPIAGLDIFFEWGKNDFSPNFDHFLRYPFHTEGYTVGIKKSVPITNTLKGEILLEITNLECSQDYDRLINWYSTFYAHHIITQGHTNQGQWLGAGIGTGGNSQYLGFKLYYPKGYGNIFLQRRNPDLDHSYFIESRTYGNAEGIPLGNIRAFLDIGISGLYYINHNMSISSSLVFRDEHNPLSKSISFLSSSHRYNVYITTSLKYSF from the coding sequence ATGTGGTATAAATTGAACCTGTTAAATCATAAAACCCTGATAGTATTATTTATACTTACCACAGTTTTGGTAACTGCCCAGGAAGCTTTGGTCTCGGATACCGAACAATACTACGACTTCCTGGCTCTACAGGGTTTAAGCGAACGCCCTTATCTTAACTTTAGGACCCTGTCCGATTCGTCCTGGATCATTGACAAAGAAGCCGACCACCCTTGGAAGAATAACAATCTAGGAACCAGGCGAAATTTAACCGACAAAATTACCCTCAAAATATTCGGCCCGGAGTTGTTTAACTCCTACAATACCGCCACTCCTTACGGTCAGAACGACGGTGCCCTCTGGCAGGGTAAAGGTTACAACGGCAGCTTCACAGGAGGCGCCCGGCTTGAAGCCTATGGTGTTGAGCTGACCTTCAAGCCCCAACTAGCCTTTTCCCAGAACGCTGGGTTTGAGTATATGTCACCTGCTTATACAGGTGATAACTATAAAGACAAAGCCGCTAAATATGGGTATTACGGTGTACCCAGCATTGACGCCCCCCAGCGTTTTGGGGATGATCCGTTTTTCATCTACGATTGGGGTGACAGCGAAGTTCGCTACACCTGGAAAACCCTGACCATAGGATTCGGAACCCAGGCGATATGGCTGGGTCCGGCGCGACTTAATCCGATCATCCATTCAAACAATGCTGCTTCCTATCCCAAGTTAGATATAGGGCTGCGGAAACAACGTATGGTTATTCCAAAGCTCAACTGGTACCTCGGTGACATAGAAACTCGAGCCTGGATGGGATACCTTTCAGAGTCAAATTGGTTTGATAACGACAGTTCCAACGATCATAACCTGATCACCGGGTTCAGTATAGCTTATGGCGTTCCTTTCCTATCCGGACTCTCTATTGGCTTTAATCGAATTATGCTTTCCAAATGGAATGCCATGAACTATGAGGCAATAACTACTATATTGTGGCCGTTCATGGAAATCGATGCAGGATACGATGAAAATGATCAAAGGGCATCAGTGATTATCGATTATATTTTACCAATTGCAGGGCTTGATATTTTCTTTGAATGGGGAAAAAATGATTTTAGTCCGAATTTTGATCATTTTTTACGCTATCCCTTTCATACAGAAGGATATACAGTTGGAATAAAAAAATCAGTACCTATTACGAATACTCTAAAAGGGGAAATTTTACTTGAAATTACAAATTTGGAATGCTCCCAAGATTATGATAGATTAATTAATTGGTATTCAACTTTTTATGCACATCATATTATCACTCAGGGACATACTAATCAAGGTCAATGGTTAGGGGCTGGTATTGGTACGGGTGGAAATAGCCAATATTTAGGTTTTAAATTATATTATCCTAAAGGATATGGAAATATTTTTCTTCAAAGAAGAAATCCAGATCTGGATCATAGTTATTTTATTGAATCACGAACATACGGTAACGCCGAAGGAATTCCTTTGGGGAATATAAGAGCATTTCTTGATATTGGTATTTCAGGGTTATATTATATTAATCATAATATGTCCATTTCCAGCTCACTTGTTTTTCGTGACGAACATAATCCGTTATCCAAGTCAATTTCATTCCTTTCATCTTCACACAGATATAATGTTTATATAACAACATCTTTAAAATACTCATTTTAA
- a CDS encoding NAD-dependent epimerase/dehydratase family protein, protein MKILITGATGFIGSHLIVSLLENKNVIAILKRDKTDLKNLTRYLNKIQIYQLNKDNTINSAMKIFSPDIVIHLATLYINNHRDEDIDDLITSNISFGTHVLEAMKNNNIKYILNIGTRWQHIGNKPYFPANLYAATKEAFKDILIYYESQGIQSKTIELCDTYGNEDTRKKVMDLLITACQKKEILELTQGEQILDLAYVRDITTFISTNIVSHVFFDNKTISLSGTIIKLRDLGAIIEKKYDGVGILKWGFKPYRINEVMNPPLYYKKIVLNQNSLQEYLNRL, encoded by the coding sequence ATGAAGATACTAATTACTGGGGCCACAGGATTTATCGGATCTCACTTAATTGTTTCTTTACTTGAAAATAAAAATGTTATTGCGATTTTAAAAAGAGATAAAACAGATTTAAAAAATCTAACTCGATATCTTAATAAAATACAAATATATCAATTAAATAAAGACAATACAATAAACTCAGCAATGAAAATATTTTCACCTGATATTGTAATACATTTAGCCACATTATATATAAATAATCATAGAGATGAAGATATAGACGATTTAATTACTTCAAATATTTCATTTGGAACTCATGTTCTGGAAGCAATGAAAAATAACAATATTAAGTATATTCTAAACATTGGAACTCGTTGGCAGCATATAGGGAATAAACCCTATTTTCCAGCTAATTTGTATGCTGCTACAAAAGAAGCATTTAAAGACATTTTAATCTATTACGAATCCCAAGGGATTCAATCAAAAACCATTGAATTATGTGATACTTATGGGAATGAAGATACACGGAAAAAAGTAATGGATCTTCTTATCACAGCATGTCAAAAAAAAGAAATCCTTGAATTAACCCAGGGAGAGCAAATACTTGATTTAGCTTACGTTAGGGATATTACTACATTTATTTCAACAAATATTGTATCGCATGTTTTTTTTGATAATAAAACTATATCATTAAGTGGGACAATTATAAAATTACGGGATCTTGGGGCAATTATCGAAAAGAAATATGACGGAGTTGGTATATTAAAATGGGGATTTAAACCATATAGAATCAATGAGGTTATGAATCCTCCGCTTTATTATAAAAAAATTGTACTTAATCAAAATTCATTGCAAGAATACCTTAATAGACTCTAA